The Vibrio tubiashii ATCC 19109 genome has a segment encoding these proteins:
- the glnK gene encoding P-II family nitrogen regulator, which produces MKLINAIIKPFKLDDVREALADVGIEGMTVSEVKGFGRQKGHTELYRGAEYQVDFLPKVKLEIATQAENVDRVIEAVSKAAHTGKIGDGKIFVYDLSQAVRIRTGEMDAEAL; this is translated from the coding sequence ATGAAACTTATAAATGCGATTATTAAACCGTTCAAATTAGACGATGTTCGTGAGGCCCTAGCCGATGTTGGTATTGAAGGGATGACAGTATCAGAGGTTAAGGGTTTTGGCCGTCAGAAAGGTCACACTGAGCTATACCGTGGTGCAGAATACCAAGTCGACTTTCTACCTAAGGTGAAACTTGAAATAGCGACTCAGGCAGAAAACGTTGACCGAGTGATTGAGGCGGTGTCAAAAGCAGCGCACACGGGAAAAATCGGAGACGGAAAAATTTTCGTTTATGACCTCAGCCAAGCGGTGCGTATTCGTACCGGTGAAATGGACGCTGAAGCGCTTTAA
- a CDS encoding ammonium transporter, protein MELTTTVTELRYALDTFFFLISGALVMWMAAGFAMLEAGLVRSKNTTEILTKNICLYAIACTMYLIVGYNIMYVDNGEGGWLPSFGALIGTQGEGADHSLESDFFFQVVFVATAMSVVSGAVAERMKLWSFLIFSAVLTAFIYPMEGYWTWGGGFLSEAGFSDFAGSGIVHMAGAAAALAGVLLLGARKGKYGKNGEIYPIPGSNMPLATLGTFILWFGWFGFNGGSQLMVSDFENATAVGQIFLNTNAAAAAGAIAALLVCKTTWGKADLTMILNGALAGLVAITADPLSPSPLYAVAIGAVSGALVVFSIIGLDKLKIDDPVGAISVHGVCGFFGLMVVPLSNGDATFGAQLLGAAVIFAWVFGASLVVWAVLKATIGIRVSEDEEMEGMDMHDCGVGAYPEFVTVK, encoded by the coding sequence ATGGAATTAACAACTACAGTAACAGAATTACGTTACGCACTAGACACCTTTTTCTTCCTCATTTCGGGTGCGTTGGTAATGTGGATGGCAGCAGGTTTTGCCATGTTAGAAGCGGGTCTGGTTCGCTCAAAGAACACTACTGAAATTCTAACTAAAAACATCTGTTTATACGCGATCGCTTGTACTATGTATCTGATCGTTGGTTACAACATCATGTATGTTGATAATGGTGAAGGCGGTTGGCTACCATCATTTGGCGCACTGATTGGTACTCAAGGAGAGGGCGCTGACCATTCGCTAGAGTCAGACTTCTTCTTCCAGGTTGTGTTTGTTGCTACAGCCATGTCAGTTGTGTCAGGTGCTGTTGCTGAACGTATGAAGTTATGGTCTTTCCTTATCTTCTCGGCGGTACTAACAGCGTTTATCTACCCAATGGAAGGTTACTGGACTTGGGGCGGTGGTTTCCTATCAGAAGCGGGCTTTAGTGACTTCGCAGGCTCAGGTATCGTTCATATGGCAGGTGCAGCAGCCGCACTAGCAGGTGTTCTACTTCTAGGTGCGCGTAAAGGCAAATATGGTAAGAACGGTGAAATCTACCCAATTCCAGGTTCAAACATGCCTCTAGCAACGCTTGGTACTTTTATCCTATGGTTCGGTTGGTTCGGCTTCAACGGTGGTTCTCAGCTAATGGTCTCTGATTTTGAGAATGCAACTGCAGTGGGTCAAATCTTCCTTAACACCAACGCAGCAGCAGCAGCGGGTGCCATTGCAGCGCTACTTGTCTGTAAAACAACTTGGGGTAAGGCTGACCTTACTATGATTCTTAACGGCGCATTGGCAGGTCTTGTCGCTATCACGGCTGACCCTCTATCGCCTTCACCACTTTACGCAGTAGCAATTGGTGCAGTATCTGGCGCGCTAGTGGTATTTAGCATTATCGGTCTAGACAAGCTTAAGATTGACGATCCTGTAGGTGCTATCTCAGTGCACGGTGTATGTGGTTTCTTTGGTCTGATGGTTGTGCCACTAAGCAATGGTGATGCAACATTTGGTGCACAGCTTCTAGGCGCCGCGGTAATCTTTGCTTGGGTATTTGGTGCAAGTCTAGTGGTATGGGCTGTGCTTAAAGCGACAATTGGTATCCGAGTTTCAGAAGACGAAGAGATGGAAGGTATGGACATGCACGATTGTGGTGTCGGCGCTTATCCAGAATTCGTAACAGTGAAGTAA
- a CDS encoding Fe(3+) ABC transporter substrate-binding protein, producing MKKLLTLSALACATIAPTAAIAAEEVNVYSYRQPFLVEPMFNEFTKETGIKVNVKFAKKGLAEKLAQEGEYSPADVILTVDISRLSELTKKNLVQAVESEVLEKNIPAQYQDTDNEWFALTTRTRSVYSSRDRVGRLGEDFTYADLAKPEFKGKICTRSGKHPYNVSLVSAMIAHEGEAATKEWLEGVKANLARKPQGNDRAQVKAIKEGLCDVSLGNSYYLGKMVNDAEQKAWADAVYINFPNQKSTGTHVNISGMAMAKYSPNKENAVKLMEFLAGDKAQSMYAEVNYEYPVKDGVKRSELVASWGDFKPDTISLDDVASHHEAAIKLLDEVKFDL from the coding sequence ATGAAAAAACTGCTGACTCTTTCTGCATTAGCTTGCGCGACAATCGCACCTACAGCGGCAATCGCTGCAGAAGAAGTGAACGTATACTCTTACCGTCAACCTTTCCTAGTTGAGCCAATGTTCAACGAGTTCACTAAAGAGACTGGTATTAAAGTAAACGTTAAGTTTGCTAAGAAAGGTCTAGCAGAGAAGCTAGCTCAGGAAGGCGAATACAGCCCAGCAGACGTGATTCTAACTGTAGATATTAGCCGTCTATCTGAACTGACTAAGAAGAACCTAGTTCAAGCTGTTGAAAGCGAAGTTCTAGAGAAAAACATTCCAGCTCAGTACCAAGATACTGACAATGAGTGGTTTGCTCTAACAACTCGTACTCGTAGCGTTTACTCTTCACGTGATCGTGTTGGTCGTCTAGGTGAAGATTTCACTTACGCTGATCTAGCTAAGCCTGAATTCAAAGGCAAAATTTGTACTCGTAGCGGTAAGCACCCATACAACGTATCTCTAGTATCTGCAATGATTGCTCACGAAGGCGAAGCGGCAACGAAAGAGTGGTTAGAAGGCGTTAAAGCTAACCTAGCACGTAAGCCACAAGGTAACGACCGTGCTCAAGTTAAAGCAATCAAAGAAGGTCTATGTGACGTTTCTCTTGGTAACAGCTACTACCTAGGCAAGATGGTTAACGATGCAGAGCAAAAAGCTTGGGCTGATGCCGTTTACATCAACTTCCCTAACCAGAAGTCAACAGGTACACACGTAAACATCTCTGGTATGGCGATGGCTAAGTACTCTCCAAACAAAGAGAATGCAGTGAAGCTTATGGAGTTCCTAGCAGGTGATAAAGCGCAAAGCATGTACGCAGAAGTGAACTACGAGTACCCAGTAAAAGATGGCGTTAAGCGTTCTGAACTGGTTGCGTCTTGGGGTGATTTCAAGCCAGATACTATTTCTCTAGATGATGTTGCTAGCCACCATGAAGCTGCGATCAAACTACTAGACGAAGTTAAATTCGACCTATAA